In one window of Erythrolamprus reginae isolate rEryReg1 chromosome 1, rEryReg1.hap1, whole genome shotgun sequence DNA:
- the KCNS3 gene encoding delayed-rectifier potassium channel regulatory subunit KCNS3, with protein MVYGEFFHRPGQDEELVNLNVGGFKQSIDQSTLLKFPHTRLGKLLRCHSEEAILELCDDYSVADKEYYFDRNPSFFRYVLNFYYTGKLHVMEELCVFSFCQEIEYWGINELFIDACCSNWYQERKEECPDREWDQRSPGGSLDSSDDESSSIFEKELEKFDKQWFGELRKKIWIRMENPAHCLSAKLIAVSSLSVVLASIVTMCIHSMPEFQKVGVNDKEVENPILDVVELICIIWFTSELVIRLAAAPSQKKFWKNPLNIIDFVSILPFYATLAVDTKDEESEDIENMGKVVQILRLMRIFRILKLARHSVGLRSLGATLRHSYHEVGLLLLFLAVGISIFSVLAYSVEKDNDGSELNNIPICWWWATISMTTVGYGDTYPVTLGGKIIGTSCIICGILVVALPITIIFNKFSKYYQKQKDIDTDQCNDTPKEKTNDLPYFNIRDLYAKRMHSFISSLSSVGIVANDQDSTDASSIQDLDDVYNTTSLQNERASLVSSKTHL; from the coding sequence ATGGTGTATGGTGAATTCTTCCACAGACCAGGACAAGATGAGGAGCTTGTCAATTTGAATGTTGGTGGCTTTAAACAGTCCATTGATCAAAGTACATTGCTGAAATTTCCTCACACAAGGCTCGGGAAGCTACTCAGGTGCCATTCAGAAGAGGCTATTCTGGAACTTTGCGATGATTACAGTGTGGCAGACAAGGAATATTACTTTGATAGGAACCCTTCTTTCTTCAGATACGTGCTGAATTTTTATTACACAGGTAAACTCCATGTTATGGAAGAACTTTGTGTCTTCTCCTTTTGCCAGGAAATAGAGTACTGGGGGATCAACGAGCTCTTCATCGATGCTTGTTGCAGTAATTGGtaccaagaaagaaaagaagaatgtcCTGATAGAGAATGGGATCAAAGAAGCCCAGGTGGAAGTCTAGATTCTTCTGATGATGAGTCTTCTTCCATATTTGAGAAGGAGCTTGAGAAGTTCGATAAGCAGTGGTTTGGAGAGTTGCGCAAGAAAATATGGATCAGAATGGAGAACCCTGCGCATTGTTTGTCGGCCAAACTGATCGCTGTGTCTTCCTTAAGTGTGGTCCTAGCATCTATAGTGACTATGTGTATTCATAGCATGCCAGAGTTCCAGAAGGTGGGTGTCAATGACAAAGAGGTTGAGAACCCAATCCTGGATGTTGTGGAGCTCATATGCATCATCTGGTTCACCTCTGAGCTTGTGATCAGATTAGCTGCTGCTCCGAGTCAGAAGAAGTTCTGGAAGAACCCACTGAATATCATCGACTTTGTTTCGATCCTTCCATTTTATGCCACTTTGGCTGTGGACACCAAAGACGAAGAAAGCGAAGACATTGAAAACATGGGGAAGGTGGTTCAAATTCTACGCTTAATGAGGATATTCCGAATATTGAAACTAGCACGACATTCTGTTGGATTGCGGTCTTTGGGTGCAACCTTAAGGCACAGCTATCATGAAGTTGGGCTTCTGCTTTTGTTCTTAGCTGTTGGGATTTCTATTTTTTCTGTTCTGGCTTACTCAGTGGAAAAAGATAATGATGGTTCAGAGCTGAATAACATCCCTATTTGCTGGTGGTGGGCCACAATCAGCATGACTACCGTTGGCTATGGGGATACCTACCCAGTTACCCTGGGAGGAAAGATCATTGGCACAAGTTGCATTATCTGTGGAATATTGGTGGTAGCTCTTCCTATCACTATCATTTTCAACAAGTTTTCAAAATACTATCAGAAGCAGAAGGATATTGATACAGATCAGTGCAATGACACTCCCAAGGAAAAGACAAATGATCTCCCTTATTTTAACATTAGGGATCTTTATGCAAAAAGGATGCACTCCTTTATTTCTAGCCTTTCTTCCGTAGGAATTGTAGCCAACGATCAAGATTCAACAGATGCTTCCAGTATTCAAGATCTTGATGATGTTTATAACACAACGTCTTTGCAGAATG